A region of the Candidatus Schekmanbacteria bacterium genome:
CCATAACTTAAGCAGTTTGTCTTTTTCTGCTTTTGATAAGGAAAAGAAATCTTTCAATTTCGATTTCAAATCGCTTGATTTAGGCATTACAAAAAGGTAGAGAGGATTTGCTACATCTGTAATAACTCCTGACACCTCTATATTGAACTTCTTTTTCTCTTTTATACGGACTATGGCAGAAGCAGGAGTAATAGAAACACTGGGGGGGATATCAACGCGAGTAAGAAAGATTACAACAGGCTCTGGCTCCGGTTCATTTGCACCTACAGGCACAGCATCAACACCTTTTTTAACGCCCTCAAAGATTACATTGCCCTGTCCATTCTCTTGGTCGAATGCCTCAAGAAAAACTGTGTATTCCCCTATGGGTACATTGAAAATCAATTCTCTACTTTCACTGAAATTGACAGGTCCTGCTGTAAATTTCTTCCCCTTCAATGGTGAATCTTCTTTTACGGCAACTCCTTTGACAGATTTGACATCTTCAGGTATCTGCTGAGCTCTTGCCGAACGGCCTTTATCTTTCCACTTTACCCGAAGAAGAAGCCTTCCTCTTTGGTTCTTCTGCGGTTTTAGAACTGCTCTTGCCGCTTTGATTTTTGCTTGGGAATAACCTGATAGTTTTACACTAATATTTACTTTCATTTTAGAAGCTACATATTTGGGAGCCCGATACTTTCCTTTCTTATTTATCTTTCCAACTTCCTTGTTTCCCCATTTTATTCCGTTCACATACCATACAGCTTTGCCATACTTCTCTGCTGATTTAAATAATTCTCCCTTATTCTTATCTTTCAAACGAAAGTGTTTGATTTTGCCGGCTCTAATTTTTGTCTTTGCAGGAACAATTTTCAGGTCCAAAGCGCGTAAAGATAAACTTGACCTATGACTGGATGCTGAAGCAGAAATTACAGAATAAGAAATCAAAACCAACGAAAGTATAAAGATATTCAAAAACCTTGTCTTTCCAATCACTTAAAACTACCCCTTTTTTATTAAATTTTTCTTTGATCAAATATGAGATTATCAACTAAAATCTTATTATTATTTTCCCCTTTGGTTTTGGCTTCTCTTCTATAACTCCGCCTTTCTGTCCCGGAGCTTTACCTCCTGTGCCGCCTTCTCCCGGAGTTTGTTGGGGAGGTTCGTTAAATTCTTCACCTCCTGTAGGAGTCTCCTCACCTGTAGGCGCCTCTATGCCTCCTGTCGGCTCTCCTAATTCACCGCCTCCTGTTTCACCTGCGCCCTCTCCGCCTCCTGTTGCTTCAGGAGCACCTTCTCCTGCAAATTCACCTTCTTCTCCACCAACACCTTCACCTCCTCCGGCACCTTCAGTGCCAGTTCCCGTCGTAGTCCTTGTTTCACCAGCTACTTCACCAGTCCCTTCTGTGCCGCCTTCTTCAGTGCCGCCTCCTGTTTCACCTGTCCCTTCTCCGCCTCCACCGGCTCTAAAAGACCTTCTCATCTTTGGATTGACAGTTTTATCTCCGCCTATGTTTGTATCCTGAAACAATTGCTTCATATCTTCCATTCTGATAGGCCTTGGCTCAATCGGAGGCACTCCAGCTTCAACGAGCGTCCAAAGGTCTTCTGACACAGCAACCTTTACTCCCGGTATCTCAACATTCTCAACTTCAACCACTCCATCTATAACGAAAACCTTCGTCTTTTTTTCATTTTCAACCCATACGAAAAACTGAGTTCCACGCACAGCCGCCAAAGCGGTAGGTGTGCGAACTTCATATTCCGTTTTTTCACCGCTTATTTTTCCTACAAGCACCCTTAATTTTCCTTTCATAAGTCGATAAACTGACTTATTGGTCTTCGTTGCTTCATCCTTTTCCTGCATAACAACCTCAACACGGGCATTTTCAGAAATGTTCATTACACTCTCGTCATTGAAGAGAATCTTTACCTTAGAATCATCTCCAGTTTCAATAACATCCTTTTCATAAAGACGGCTTCTAACACGAAGTTTAATCTTTTTTTGCGGCTCTTCAGCGCGAGTTACTTTCACATCGCCTTTTACAGCAAGGGCACGTCCTACAACCTTTGCGGCTTCTACTTTTATTGAAATTAGGAAGATAAGTAGAAAAGCACTCAGTAGAAAAGAATTGAAATACTTGGTTTTCATTTTCTTACCCCTATATGAATATATTATATTCCTTATTTATACTCTATCAAGACAATAGACTAAAACCTCGCTTTCAAATTAAATGAGGTTATTTCTCTGTCATAGTTGTAAAGAGCAACTGTTGAATCATCGACTATGCGATTAAACTTGAATGATAAACTCAAATAATCATTGAGTTTTTTAGTAAACTCAATCGACCAGTCATATTCCTTATCGCGTCTTCTCTTGTTTATTATTGAAATAGAGTTTATATGTTCATAAATGCGCCTTGTATATCCAAAATCACCGTCAAATGACATTTCAAAGGGAAGAGGAATATGAATGGCGCTCCCGACATCGATTCCATTATAATCCCAGTCACTACCTCGCGCATTGTCCTTATCCTGCGAATAATAAAGCCGCAAATAGGCATTATTCTTCATAAAAAAGATATACTGTGAAAGCCCCCAATTGTAATTTACTGCATCACGCTCATAAGGGACATCCCTTTCATCCTGTAAATAATCCTTATCCTGATACCTAAAAAATGCCTGAAGCATTGCTCTATCACTTTGAATCCATGTGATTGAGGGAAGAAGAGAATGGGCTTCGAGATATCTTGTTTCATCTAATTCATAATAATTGAAAGAATACATTACATTAAACCGAAGTGGCTTAGCAATACGATAAGAAAAATTTACTCCAAGCTGATTTCCCGTTATATTATATCCCCGTAACTGCCTATGGACCGATTGATAAAATGAATATCGTCCTGTTGCCTGAAAATTGTCTGTATTTATAAATCTATATGTGCCTCCTAAATAAAAAACCCCCTTCCAATCACCTCTGCCGGAAATCCTCACTCCTGGAACGGATTCAGATGGCTTCAAAGTTACATTATCATCATACTGCCAGCTCAAATCAGCAAATATCGTCCAAGGCTTTGCCGCCCGAACTTTTGCATCAATAGCTGAAATGAATTTCTTTGCTGACTCCCCTTTTTTACTTTTAGGTATTTCTTTTTCCACAGACTTGAAATAGGGTCTTGCCTCTGAATATCGCTGAAGACGATAAAGGGCAACACCAATATAATAGTCTGATGCCGCTTTTACAGATTTATCAATCTTTTCAGCTTCCTTGAAAAAATCGATAGCTTCCTCAAACTTATCCTGCCTGAAACGGATAAGTCCCTGATAATAAGGAACTCTTCCATCCTTTGCCATTGCTTTACGCACAGATTCTAATCCAGCAAAGGCTTCATCATAGTCTCCAGTATTGAGGAGTGAGACAGACCTTTCAAATATGGCGTTAGGATTGTTTGGCGATAGCTTCAAAGCTCTATCAAGAACATCGAGTGCATCATCAAATTCTTTCAACAGATTATATGTCTGTCCTAATTTGATAAGCATTGCCACATTTTCAGGATCACCTTCAAGCCCCTTTTCAAGATGGACTGCCGCGGCTTCATAATCGCCGTCATCAAATGCAAGAAGAGCTTTGGAAAATTCAATCTCAGATACATCTGCAGCATTTACAAAAAAAGACAGAGATAAGGAAAAAATTAAAATCGATAAAAGAAAATATAGAATTCGGTTACTTTGAAAGGAAACAAACATTATTATGCCTCCCATAAAAGGTACAGAGGTAGTTTTTAAATTATATTCCTATTCTTAAATTTGTATCAAGATGTTATTATTAATGTCAATAAGTTAAAGCAACAAAAAGAAAATAATTTTTTTAAAATCAGTTTGCATTTTTGAATGCTTTGGCAATATTATTTTACCTATGAAGTTACTAAAAGATTTCAAACTATCTCCAAAAAAAGTAGGATTCATTACAACTCTACTAATATTTGTCATTGCCTTTTATCATGGTCCAATGCAGCGCATTTCTATTATCAATCGTCTTGAATTGATGACTCTTGATTTCAGGTTTAAAATAAGGGGTGTTGAAAAGCTGCCTGAAGATGTAAAAATTGTGGCAATAGACAATGATTCAATCAAAAAAATAGGCAGATGGCCTTGGGACAGAAAAATCATTGCAAAGCTTGTGGACAAGTTAAGCGCCGCCAGTGCAAGTGTAATCACTCTCGATATCATCTTCAGTGAACCGCAAATATCAGAAGAATCGAAACTCATTTCCAACCTGATAGAAAAAATAAAAAAAGAGAACAAGGGAAATCAAATGAAAGCACTTATTGAGGATTTGAAGGAGAAACTAAAAAACCTCGATAGTGACCAAATACTTGCCGAATCCTTCGAAAATGCAGGAAATGTAATCCTTGCAATGTCTATGAACCCTTTTTCTCCTGAAATAAAAGAACTCGATTCTGATACATTGGAAAATCTTGCACGCTCTTCATATTTTCTTGAAGAAGATGAAGCCAATTTAAAAGAAGAAATCGAGCCAATCGAGGCAAAGGAGGTTTTGATACCGCTCAACAAGTTTATGGATACGGCTTATGCAGTTGGAAACGCCGAAGCTGTAAGCACAGATATAGATGGAGTCGTAAGAAAGGAATGGATGATTGAAAAATATATGGATGCTCTTTATCCCTGTCTTGCCTTATGGGCAACAATGGTGCATCTAAATGCAGACATTGACCAACTAAAAATAATATTCGGTGAAAGCGTACAACTGAAAGATATAAATATACCAATCGATGAGAGAGGCAGATACCTTATATCCTATTATGGACCGCAGGGAACTGTGCCCTATTACTCAGCGGTTGATGTATTGGAAGGAAAGATAGATTCAGACACCTTTAAAGATAAGATGGTTTTTGTAGGATATGCGGCAACAGGATTAGGAGATAAATGGGTAACTCCATTTGGAATTATGTTTGGAGTTGAAAAACAAGCAACAATTGCACAAAACTTTTTGGATAGAAAATTTTTGGTTCATCCTGCTTTGGCAATCCTTTATGACCTTTTTTCAATCCTATTGATAGGCACGATTCTTTCCTTTACATTGACAAAACTTTCACCTTCCAAGAGCGGTTTTTTGGCTCTGGCAGTCTTTATCTTGGTAATCATAATCATATCTTCAATCTTCATATACTACAATATATGGATAAATATGGTTTTCCCTCTTTTAACTACAGCATCATTATATGTATCTATAACATCTTATAGATTTCTTACTGAAGAAAAGGAAAAACGGAAAATTCGTGGTGCCTTTCAGCAATATTTAAGCCCTTCTGTTGTGAATGAAGTTACTAAAGACCCTTCCAAATTGAAATTGGGAGGAGAAGAAAAACCCCTTACAATTCTTTTTTCCGATATCAGGGGGTTCACTTCTATTTCTGAAGCCCTAACCCCTGTTGAGCTGGTCCATCTCTTGAACGAATACTTCAATGAAATGACATATGTCATTACAGAGCAAAACGGAGGGACATTGGACAAATTTATAGGTGACGCAATAATGGCATTTTGGGGGGCGCCTGTAGAAATAGAGAATCATGCAGAAAAAGCCTGCCTTTCAGCACTTGGAATGATGGAAGGTTTAAAAAAATTAAGGGAAAAATGGGACAAAGAAGGGAAACCTCCTGTTGATATTGGAATAGGAATTAATACAGGAAATGTCGTTGTTGGTAATATGGGTTCTGACAGAAGATTTGATTATACCGTAATGGGTGATGGAGTAAATCTTGCTTCACGGCTCGAAGGTATAAATAAAACCTATGGCACGAATATAATAATAAGTGAATTTACAGAAAAGGAAATTCCGGAATATTTCATCAGAAGAGAGGTTGACCTTGTGCGCGTCAAAGGGAAGCTGAAACCGGTAAAAATTTACGAATTGATGGGAACAACGGAAAATGAAAACGGATTGATAGAAAAAGCATCTCTTTTTATAGAAGGAATAAAACTTTATGAAAAAAGAAAATGGAAAGAAGCAAAAGAAATTTTCAAAGCAGTGATTGAAAAATATCCCAACGACGGGCCATCAAAGGTCTATATTGAAAGATGCAGCGCCTATGAGATTTCACCACCTCCAGAAGATTGGGACGGTGTATTTGTTATGACTACAAAATAATCGCTTGCAAAGAACATTCCAAAAATCAATAATGAAACAGTTCTACATATTTTTTATCTGAAGCATCTCGAGAAAAAGGATCAACAAATTTAACACACGCTCAAATGGTTAAACCTTCTTTGCACCCTTTACTCTTTATCGCATCTAATAATTTCAACATCTCTCTGTGTGTCGAAATCAGGATCCTGTCTCATATTATGACAGCGCTTGCAGGTAACTGACATTCCGCAGGTGGGACAGTCGCTTGTAATACCATAGATGGTATCCATCTTTTTATTTTTAGGTGCCTTGATATGGTCTTTCCCGGGACCGTGACAAGTTTCACAACCAACTTCCCTTAAATAAGGCGTATTTTCAGCATCTATAAATCCGCTCCTTCTGCCATATCCTGTAGTATGACATCTGATACAGCGCGTTGTTTTTTCCTCCTTTTCATCTTCAAGCGTCTCATAACTTTCAGAATGTTTCGTGGAGAGCCATTTCTTGTATGCCTTTTGATGACATTTGATACATTTGTCATTTCCAACATATGCAGTCCCTTTTTTCACTTCCGGCTTTTCCTCGAGGAAGACTACATTTTTTTCTTTTTCTACCTTGCTTTCTATTTTCGAAAAGTCAGCAGTTACTCTACCATGGCCAACCAAAGAATACATCGACTTTAAATCGAAGTCAGGGTCATTATCTGCATTATGACAATCCTTGCAGATCTCCTCATTCGGTTTTCTAATAATAAGCTGTTTACGTTTTAGTTTTTCTAAATGCCTCTTATAAAGTGGATGGCATCTGTCACAATCTGCAGCCATACCTTCAACTTTGCCAAGCTGGTGACAGGAAGTGCACATAGAAAGCTTAAATTCGCCAATCTCTATTTTTTCAATATGTAGGCTTGCAGGCCCGTGGCAGGATTCACATTGGACGCCTATCAATTCAGGTGTCTCTTCAAGGCTTCTAAATCCTCCACGTTTCCCATATCCTGTTGTATGGCAGGGAATACACTTCTTATCATCATCCTTCCCACGTGAAGCAAGTGAAATGAAAGCTTTTTTATGTTTACTATTTGAAAAACTTCTTACAATCTCAAAGTGACACCTTATACACTGGCTTTTCCCGACAAAATCAGCCCTTCTATCAAATAATTCATCAAACTGTCTGTATTCAAGGGCTGAAGCTGAAAAAGCCAAACAAATGGCGATAAGAACAAATAAAATTTTTAATAGCAGATTTTTTTTATTCATAGAAAAAATCAATTTCATTACTTAAAAAGATTTACCAACTTCTAATATGAAATCATTTCAATTTCAAATTTCTAATAAAAGCGCTTAAAGCTTCATCCCACACTTTTATAGATATATTGGCATCCCTTTTAATTTTAGAACAATCTAAAACTGAATACTTAGGCCTAACAGCTGGACGCTTTATCATTGAGCTTTTTATCGCATTAATCTGTGCTGGCAAACCTGATACCTCAAAAATCTTTTTAGCAAAATCATACCAAGAACATTCGCCTGCCGATGA
Encoded here:
- a CDS encoding adenylate/guanylate cyclase domain-containing protein, whose protein sequence is MKLLKDFKLSPKKVGFITTLLIFVIAFYHGPMQRISIINRLELMTLDFRFKIRGVEKLPEDVKIVAIDNDSIKKIGRWPWDRKIIAKLVDKLSAASASVITLDIIFSEPQISEESKLISNLIEKIKKENKGNQMKALIEDLKEKLKNLDSDQILAESFENAGNVILAMSMNPFSPEIKELDSDTLENLARSSYFLEEDEANLKEEIEPIEAKEVLIPLNKFMDTAYAVGNAEAVSTDIDGVVRKEWMIEKYMDALYPCLALWATMVHLNADIDQLKIIFGESVQLKDINIPIDERGRYLISYYGPQGTVPYYSAVDVLEGKIDSDTFKDKMVFVGYAATGLGDKWVTPFGIMFGVEKQATIAQNFLDRKFLVHPALAILYDLFSILLIGTILSFTLTKLSPSKSGFLALAVFILVIIIISSIFIYYNIWINMVFPLLTTASLYVSITSYRFLTEEKEKRKIRGAFQQYLSPSVVNEVTKDPSKLKLGGEEKPLTILFSDIRGFTSISEALTPVELVHLLNEYFNEMTYVITEQNGGTLDKFIGDAIMAFWGAPVEIENHAEKACLSALGMMEGLKKLREKWDKEGKPPVDIGIGINTGNVVVGNMGSDRRFDYTVMGDGVNLASRLEGINKTYGTNIIISEFTEKEIPEYFIRREVDLVRVKGKLKPVKIYELMGTTENENGLIEKASLFIEGIKLYEKRKWKEAKEIFKAVIEKYPNDGPSKVYIERCSAYEISPPPEDWDGVFVMTTK